The following coding sequences are from one Bradyrhizobium sp. 200 window:
- the purH gene encoding bifunctional phosphoribosylaminoimidazolecarboxamide formyltransferase/IMP cyclohydrolase yields MTDHPRRVTRALLSVSDKTGLIEFAKALAGHGVELVSTGGTAKAIAAAGLQVKDVSELTGFPEMMDGRVKTLHPKVHGGLLAIRDNKEHADAMKAHGIAPIDLLVVNLYPFEATVDKGAGYEDCIENIDIGGPAMIRAAAKNHHDVAVVVEAQDYQAVLDELAANKGATTLPLRRRLAAKAYARTAAYDAAISNWFAVQLKDDAPDFRAFGGRLIQPLRYGENPHQTAAFYATPDKRPGVATARQLQGKELSYNNINDTDAAYECIGEFDPARTAACAIIKHANPCGVAEGPDLVSAYRKAFACDTQSPYGGIIAVNRTLDAEAARVITEILTEVIIAPNATEEAIAIIAKKKNLRLLLAGSLPDPRAMGLTAKTVAGGLLVQSRDNAVVDDLTLKTVTKRAPTEAELRDLKFAFRVAKHVKSNTIIYAKDLATVGIGAGQMSRVDSARIAARKALDAAADAKLAEPLTKGSVVASDAFFPFADGMLACIEAGATAVIQPGGSIRDDEVIKAADEHGIAMVFTGVRHFRH; encoded by the coding sequence ATGACCGACCATCCGCGCCGTGTAACCCGCGCCTTGTTGTCCGTTTCCGACAAGACCGGCCTGATCGAATTTGCCAAGGCGCTCGCAGGACATGGCGTCGAGCTCGTCTCCACCGGCGGCACCGCAAAGGCGATCGCGGCGGCCGGACTGCAGGTCAAGGACGTCTCGGAGCTGACGGGCTTTCCCGAAATGATGGATGGCCGGGTCAAGACGCTGCACCCCAAGGTGCATGGCGGCCTGCTCGCGATCCGCGACAACAAGGAACATGCCGACGCGATGAAGGCGCATGGCATCGCGCCGATCGATCTGCTCGTCGTCAATCTCTACCCGTTCGAGGCAACCGTCGACAAAGGCGCCGGTTACGAAGACTGCATCGAGAATATCGACATCGGCGGTCCTGCGATGATCCGCGCCGCCGCGAAGAACCACCACGATGTCGCCGTGGTCGTCGAGGCGCAGGACTATCAGGCCGTGCTCGACGAGCTTGCCGCCAACAAGGGCGCAACGACCCTGCCGCTGCGCCGCCGGCTCGCCGCCAAGGCCTATGCGCGCACGGCCGCCTATGATGCCGCGATCTCGAACTGGTTTGCCGTCCAGCTCAAGGACGACGCGCCGGATTTCCGCGCCTTCGGCGGCCGGCTGATCCAGCCGCTGCGCTATGGCGAGAACCCGCACCAGACCGCGGCGTTCTATGCAACGCCCGACAAGCGTCCCGGCGTCGCCACGGCGCGGCAGTTGCAGGGCAAGGAGCTCTCCTACAACAACATCAACGATACCGATGCGGCCTATGAATGCATTGGCGAGTTTGACCCGGCGCGTACCGCTGCCTGCGCCATCATCAAGCACGCCAACCCCTGCGGCGTCGCCGAAGGTCCCGATTTGGTCAGCGCCTATCGCAAGGCGTTCGCCTGTGACACGCAGTCGCCCTATGGCGGCATCATCGCCGTCAACCGGACGCTCGACGCCGAAGCCGCGCGCGTCATCACGGAAATCCTGACCGAGGTGATCATTGCGCCTAACGCGACGGAAGAAGCCATCGCCATCATCGCCAAGAAGAAAAACCTCCGGCTCCTCCTCGCCGGCAGCCTGCCCGATCCGCGCGCGATGGGCCTGACCGCGAAAACCGTCGCCGGCGGCCTGCTGGTTCAGAGCCGTGACAACGCCGTCGTCGATGACCTCACGCTGAAAACCGTAACCAAGCGCGCGCCGACCGAGGCCGAACTTCGCGATCTCAAATTCGCTTTCCGCGTCGCCAAACACGTCAAGTCGAACACCATCATCTACGCCAAGGATCTCGCCACCGTCGGCATCGGCGCCGGCCAGATGAGCCGGGTCGATTCCGCGCGCATCGCCGCCCGCAAGGCGCTGGATGCCGCGGCCGATGCGAAACTCGCCGAGCCGCTGACCAAGGGCTCCGTCGTCGCTTCCGATGCGTTCTTCCCCTTCGCCGACGGCATGCTGGCCTGCATCGAGGCCGGCGCCACCGCCGTGATCCAGCCCGGCGGCTCGATACGCGACGACGAAGTCATCAAGGCCGCCGACGAACACGGCATCGCCATGGTGTTCACGGGCGTACGGCATTTCCGGCATTAA
- a CDS encoding DUF2239 family protein: protein MADNTRPHFTAFIGPTRLAAGPLAEVAIAVMQASHRPAAPPIIIFSDATGTPIDLDLRGTERDVMARLSQPASPPDVETDETASAEPRGRGRPKLGVVAREVTLLPRHWEWLGTQPGGASVALRKLVEEARRANGDADRARAARDAAYRFMAVMAGNLAGFEEASRALFADDRRRFVGLVAGWPDDIRDHVVKLAFSDRAEL from the coding sequence ATGGCTGACAACACCCGCCCCCATTTCACGGCCTTCATCGGCCCCACACGCCTGGCGGCGGGCCCGCTTGCCGAGGTCGCGATTGCGGTCATGCAGGCTTCGCACAGACCCGCCGCGCCGCCGATCATCATATTCAGCGACGCGACCGGCACTCCGATCGATCTCGATCTTCGCGGCACCGAACGCGACGTCATGGCCCGCTTGTCGCAACCCGCCTCGCCTCCGGATGTCGAAACCGATGAGACGGCGTCAGCGGAGCCGCGCGGTCGCGGCCGGCCCAAGCTCGGCGTCGTTGCGCGCGAGGTGACGTTGTTGCCGCGCCATTGGGAGTGGCTCGGCACGCAACCCGGCGGCGCATCGGTGGCGTTGCGCAAGCTGGTGGAAGAAGCGCGCCGCGCCAACGGTGATGCGGATCGCGCCCGCGCGGCACGGGATGCCGCCTATCGTTTCATGGCTGTCATGGCCGGCAATCTCGCCGGCTTCGAGGAAGCGTCGCGGGCGCTGTTCGCCGATGACCGGCGGCGATTCGTCGGTCTCGTCGCCGGCTGGCCCGACGATATCCGCGACCACGTCGTCAAGCTCGCCTTCAGCGATCGCGCCGAACTATAG
- a CDS encoding HigA family addiction module antitoxin, with amino-acid sequence MVYAAKRSKTRCPTHPGALLRDEIIPATGRTKSEIAGLLGISRQHLYDILQEKKPVSPVVTVRLGKLFGDGTGIWTRMQAAYDTWQAEQTEDVSHIPTIKAKAA; translated from the coding sequence ATGGTCTATGCGGCTAAGCGCAGCAAAACCCGCTGCCCCACTCATCCCGGCGCTCTACTTCGCGACGAGATTATTCCAGCCACCGGCCGGACCAAGTCGGAAATTGCGGGACTACTCGGGATTTCGCGGCAGCACCTTTACGACATCCTGCAGGAAAAAAAGCCGGTGTCGCCAGTTGTAACGGTTCGGCTCGGCAAGCTTTTTGGTGACGGAACGGGAATCTGGACCCGAATGCAGGCCGCTTACGACACCTGGCAGGCGGAGCAAACCGAGGACGTTAGTCACATCCCGACCATCAAGGCGAAGGCGGCCTGA
- a CDS encoding MATE family efflux transporter — MGINAVSKTPSLWKTFLVFLAPLMLSNALQSLFGTVTNALLGQMIGVDALAAVSVCFPVMFFLFAFVMGLSTGATVLIGQAWGAGERHKVKAVAGATLAAALLLAISVALFGGLFSRQLMIALATPPDILDLASAYARVMLLTMPLGFVFLLTTAMLRGIGDTLTPLMALALSTAIGLILTPLLIRGWFGLPATGVTAPAWASAISTALTLFVLGGYLRHKKSPLAPDAEFLRRLRLDIALLGKILGIGIPSAVGMVVMAIAELVLLGLVNGFGSDATAAYGAVNQIMGYAQFTAISISISVSILGAQAIGGGHASRLDAIVRMGLLFNLILTGGLVALIYLFPDAVLGVFITDAAVLDLARGLLIIALWSSVPFGMATVFSGAMRAGGVALTPMLLSIFAIVAIEIPSAVILSRTIGLGGVWAAYPIVFCAMFMLQLGYYTLVWRRRPLQRLV, encoded by the coding sequence ATGGGAATAAACGCCGTGTCGAAAACTCCCTCTCTCTGGAAGACGTTCCTCGTCTTCCTCGCGCCCTTGATGCTGAGCAACGCGCTGCAATCGCTGTTCGGCACCGTGACCAACGCGCTTCTCGGCCAGATGATCGGGGTCGACGCGCTGGCCGCCGTCTCGGTGTGCTTCCCCGTGATGTTCTTTCTGTTCGCCTTCGTCATGGGCCTGAGCACGGGCGCCACGGTCCTGATCGGACAGGCCTGGGGTGCGGGCGAGCGTCACAAGGTGAAGGCGGTTGCCGGCGCAACGCTGGCGGCCGCCCTCCTCCTCGCCATATCAGTTGCGCTATTCGGCGGCCTGTTCAGCCGGCAATTGATGATCGCGCTCGCCACGCCGCCCGATATCCTCGACCTGGCCAGCGCCTACGCGCGCGTCATGCTGCTGACGATGCCGCTCGGTTTCGTCTTCCTGTTGACGACCGCCATGCTGCGGGGCATCGGCGACACGCTGACACCGCTGATGGCGTTGGCGTTGTCGACCGCGATCGGCCTGATCCTGACGCCGCTCCTCATCCGCGGCTGGTTCGGACTTCCCGCCACCGGCGTAACGGCGCCGGCGTGGGCGTCGGCTATTTCCACCGCGCTGACGCTGTTCGTGCTCGGCGGATATCTGCGTCACAAGAAAAGCCCGCTGGCGCCGGACGCCGAATTTCTCCGCAGGCTTCGGCTGGATATCGCGCTGCTCGGCAAGATCCTGGGCATCGGCATCCCGAGCGCGGTCGGGATGGTGGTGATGGCGATCGCCGAACTGGTGCTGCTCGGCCTCGTCAACGGCTTCGGTTCCGACGCCACCGCAGCCTATGGCGCCGTCAACCAGATCATGGGCTATGCGCAGTTCACCGCGATATCGATTTCGATCTCGGTTTCGATCCTTGGCGCGCAGGCAATCGGCGGCGGCCATGCCAGCCGGCTGGACGCCATCGTCCGGATGGGCCTGCTCTTCAATCTCATCCTGACCGGCGGGCTGGTGGCGCTGATCTATCTGTTTCCCGATGCGGTGCTGGGTGTCTTCATCACCGACGCAGCCGTGCTCGATCTTGCAAGGGGTCTGCTCATCATCGCCTTGTGGAGCTCGGTGCCGTTCGGCATGGCGACCGTCTTCTCGGGCGCGATGCGCGCGGGCGGCGTGGCCTTGACGCCCATGCTGCTGTCGATCTTTGCCATCGTTGCGATCGAAATACCCTCTGCCGTGATCCTGAGCCGAACCATCGGGCTGGGAGGGGTCTGGGCCGCCTATCCCATCGTGTTCTGCGCCATGTTCATGCTGCAACTCGGCTATTACACATTGGTCTGGCGTCGCCGCCCGTTGCAGCGACTAGTCTAA
- a CDS encoding glutathione S-transferase: MLTVHHLNNSRSQRVLWLLEELGVPYEIVRYQRQPDMRAPKELRAIHPLGKSPVITDNGNTIAESGAICEYIIGTYGNGRLIPPPNTPERLRYTYWLHYAEGSAMSPLLLKLLFTLMPKRAPALLRPLVRKVSNTALTTLVNPQLKQHMDYWEGELAKSEWFAGSEFSGADIQMSFPLEAAAARGGLEQGHPRAMAFLERIQARPAYVRALENGGPYVIGR, encoded by the coding sequence ATGCTCACGGTTCATCATCTCAACAATTCCCGCTCGCAGCGCGTGCTTTGGCTGCTCGAAGAGCTCGGCGTTCCCTATGAGATCGTCCGTTATCAGCGCCAGCCAGACATGCGCGCGCCAAAGGAACTGCGCGCCATTCACCCGCTCGGCAAATCGCCCGTCATCACCGACAACGGCAACACCATCGCCGAGTCCGGCGCGATCTGCGAATACATCATCGGCACCTATGGCAATGGCCGCCTGATCCCGCCGCCGAACACGCCGGAACGGCTGCGCTACACCTATTGGCTGCACTATGCGGAAGGATCCGCGATGTCGCCGCTGCTGCTGAAGCTCCTGTTCACGCTGATGCCGAAGCGTGCGCCGGCTCTGCTCCGGCCGCTGGTGCGCAAGGTCTCCAACACGGCGCTGACCACGCTCGTCAATCCGCAGCTCAAGCAGCACATGGACTACTGGGAAGGCGAACTGGCAAAAAGCGAGTGGTTCGCCGGCAGCGAATTCAGCGGTGCTGACATCCAGATGAGTTTCCCGCTGGAAGCGGCGGCCGCGCGCGGCGGACTGGAGCAGGGTCATCCCAGGGCGATGGCGTTTCTGGAGCGTATTCAAGCGCGCCCAGCCTATGTGCGCGCGCTGGAAAACGGTGGGCCGTATGTGATCGGGCGCTGA
- a CDS encoding serine hydrolase yields MRKWVVVAAAICVAALAGASVYFRPDRAVRVATGYVAHNICSKTFVSGLDPQLVFAEVSDRAGIRRLRHVLRFNIDRGAWTVDASTLGLFRSRAAVHDGLGCVELHGRKEPYLLKSDVEALKKTPPSLPEIAGPAVVEPSDPAIKTALDHAFEEPATPPFRRTKAVVVVHDGKVIAERYAAGVGVDTPLLGFSMTKSVVNALIGILTQQGLVTPSMPAPILEWRGAGDPRREIEVEHLMRMTSGLDLDETNSGFDPSSRMYLQDDTAAYAVNAKMIAPLGTRWHYSSPTTQILARIIRDAVGGPEQTLAFAWRELFNPLGMRNVTLEFDGAGTLQGSAYMLASARDWARFGLLYLNDGVVGEKRILHEDWVDFCAAATLDTDYAAGFWTNRSEHPNARARVRLGMPRDAFFASGDLGQRIVIMPSQRLVVVRLGDSVDPTGDIRGLARLVKEVIAAVQP; encoded by the coding sequence TTGCGAAAATGGGTCGTTGTCGCCGCCGCAATCTGCGTCGCCGCGCTGGCGGGAGCGAGCGTCTACTTCCGGCCCGATCGCGCGGTCCGCGTCGCCACCGGTTACGTTGCCCATAACATCTGCTCGAAGACCTTCGTCTCGGGCCTCGATCCGCAACTGGTGTTCGCGGAGGTTTCCGACCGCGCAGGGATTCGCCGGCTGCGCCATGTGCTCCGCTTCAATATCGACCGCGGCGCATGGACCGTCGACGCCTCGACGCTCGGACTGTTTCGCAGCCGTGCGGCCGTCCACGACGGGCTCGGCTGCGTCGAGCTGCATGGACGGAAAGAGCCCTATCTTCTGAAGAGCGATGTCGAGGCGCTGAAGAAGACGCCGCCGTCACTCCCCGAGATTGCCGGCCCCGCTGTGGTCGAACCATCAGATCCGGCGATAAAGACAGCGCTGGATCATGCCTTCGAGGAGCCGGCAACACCGCCGTTCCGAAGAACGAAGGCGGTGGTCGTGGTGCACGACGGCAAGGTGATTGCCGAGCGTTATGCGGCCGGCGTCGGCGTCGATACGCCGCTGCTCGGCTTCTCCATGACAAAGTCGGTGGTCAACGCGCTGATCGGCATCCTTACGCAGCAGGGTCTCGTCACACCGTCGATGCCCGCGCCGATACTGGAATGGCGCGGCGCCGGCGATCCGCGGCGCGAGATCGAAGTCGAGCATCTCATGCGGATGACCAGCGGCCTTGACCTGGACGAAACCAATTCCGGCTTCGATCCATCGAGCCGGATGTACCTGCAGGACGATACCGCCGCCTACGCGGTCAATGCGAAGATGATCGCGCCGCTGGGTACGCGATGGCATTATTCGAGCCCGACCACGCAGATCCTGGCGCGCATCATCCGCGATGCCGTCGGCGGGCCGGAGCAGACGCTGGCATTTGCGTGGCGCGAATTGTTCAACCCGCTCGGCATGCGCAATGTCACGCTGGAATTCGATGGCGCGGGCACGCTGCAGGGCTCGGCCTACATGCTCGCAAGCGCGCGCGATTGGGCAAGGTTCGGCCTGCTCTACCTCAATGACGGCGTGGTGGGGGAAAAACGCATCCTGCATGAGGACTGGGTGGATTTCTGTGCCGCCGCGACCCTCGACACCGATTACGCGGCGGGCTTCTGGACCAATCGCAGCGAGCACCCCAACGCCAGGGCCCGCGTGCGGCTTGGCATGCCCCGTGACGCATTCTTTGCGTCGGGCGATCTCGGCCAGCGCATCGTGATCATGCCGTCGCAGCGGCTCGTCGTGGTGCGGCTCGGTGACAGCGTCGATCCGACCGGCGATATCCGAGGACTCGCACGGCTGGTGAAGGAAGTGATCGCGGCGGTGCAGCCGTGA
- a CDS encoding NAD(P)-dependent oxidoreductase: protein MTSLKGKTLFISGASRGIGLAIALRAARDGANVAIAAKTAEPHPKLKGTIYTAAEEIRAAGGKALPVLCDIRDETQVIAAIEQTVAEFGGIDICVNNASAISLTNSQGTDMKRFDLMIGINTRGTFMVSKYCIPHLKKAANPHILMLSPPLDMKQKWFEHSTAYTMAKFGMSMCVLGLSGELKSAGVAVNALWPRTTIATAAVGNLLGGEAMMRASRTPEIMGDAAHAILTRPAREFTGQFCIDDKVLYASGVRDFEHYRVDRSVPLMSDFFVPDDDVPPPGVTVQALPSVGAAQTSR from the coding sequence ATGACATCCCTCAAAGGCAAGACGCTGTTCATCTCGGGCGCCAGCCGCGGCATCGGACTGGCCATCGCCCTTCGCGCCGCGCGTGACGGCGCCAATGTCGCGATTGCGGCGAAGACCGCGGAGCCGCATCCTAAACTCAAGGGCACCATTTACACCGCCGCGGAGGAAATTCGCGCCGCCGGCGGCAAGGCACTGCCGGTGCTGTGCGACATTCGCGACGAGACGCAGGTGATCGCGGCAATCGAGCAGACCGTCGCCGAATTCGGCGGCATCGATATCTGCGTCAACAACGCCAGCGCCATCAGCCTGACCAATTCGCAGGGAACCGACATGAAGCGGTTCGACCTGATGATCGGTATCAACACCCGCGGCACCTTCATGGTGTCGAAATATTGCATTCCGCATCTGAAGAAGGCCGCCAATCCGCATATATTGATGCTGTCGCCGCCGCTCGACATGAAGCAGAAATGGTTCGAGCATTCCACCGCCTACACGATGGCGAAGTTCGGCATGAGCATGTGCGTGCTCGGGTTATCAGGCGAACTGAAATCCGCAGGCGTCGCGGTCAACGCGCTGTGGCCGCGCACCACCATCGCCACCGCCGCGGTCGGCAACCTCCTCGGCGGCGAGGCCATGATGCGCGCCAGCCGCACGCCCGAGATTATGGGCGATGCCGCGCACGCGATCCTGACCAGGCCCGCGCGCGAATTCACCGGGCAGTTCTGCATCGACGACAAGGTGCTGTACGCCTCTGGCGTCAGGGATTTCGAGCACTACCGTGTCGATCGCTCCGTGCCGTTGATGTCGGATTTCTTCGTCCCCGACGACGACGTGCCGCCACCCGGCGTCACCGTGCAGGCGCTGCCCTCGGTGGGCGCCGCGCAGACGTCGCGCTAG
- the ggt gene encoding gamma-glutamyltransferase has product MAVFSIRWRRVAATLVLVFACGATALAQDRRSNSPPDLSSVRAVAAEHGLVVAQERLAAQVGADILKQGGNAIDAAVATGFALAVTYPRAGNIGGGGFMVIHSTVRNEDVAIDYRETAPAAITQDVFLGPDGKPDTDKSRNSALGIGVPGTVAGLALALEKYGSGRFTLAQVLKPAIELARDGFAVADDMADTLPDLYRRMARWPNSAKAFSRVDGKPLQEGDRLVQAELAATLSAIAEQGPRGFYEGPVAERLAKAVRDAGGVMTTDDLKSYQAVIRNPVRGSYRGYDIVSMPLPSSGGTVLLETLNILEGFPMADMSQGSAPSLHLLIEAMKRAYADRARYLGDPAFVNAPADLLISKDYAAKQRAGIDLDRATLAADVLSGKPPREGSNTTHYSVVDSSGNAVSNTYTLNFPYGVGLVADDTGVLLNNELDDFTAAPGASNAFGLVGFEANLPGPGKRPLSSMSPTIVLKDGKPVLVTGTPGGSRIISAVLQIVVDVIDYRMDVAAAVAAPRVHHQWMPDVVRVERGFSPETLDALRRRGHEVVEPLGQTSANSIAVTPNGLLGAPDPRTRGAAAVGQ; this is encoded by the coding sequence ATGGCGGTCTTTTCAATCCGGTGGCGCCGAGTGGCTGCCACACTCGTCCTTGTGTTTGCCTGCGGAGCGACGGCCCTTGCGCAGGACCGCCGTTCCAACTCGCCCCCCGATCTCTCCAGCGTTCGCGCCGTTGCGGCCGAGCATGGCCTGGTGGTGGCGCAGGAAAGGCTCGCTGCGCAAGTCGGCGCCGACATCCTGAAGCAGGGCGGCAATGCGATCGATGCCGCGGTCGCCACCGGCTTTGCGCTTGCCGTCACCTATCCGCGCGCCGGCAACATCGGCGGCGGCGGCTTCATGGTGATTCATTCGACCGTGCGCAACGAGGATGTCGCGATCGATTATCGCGAGACCGCGCCGGCTGCGATCACGCAAGATGTTTTTCTTGGGCCCGACGGCAAACCCGATACCGACAAGTCGCGCAATTCCGCGCTTGGCATCGGCGTGCCCGGCACGGTAGCCGGGTTGGCGCTGGCGCTGGAGAAATACGGCTCCGGCCGTTTCACGCTCGCGCAAGTCCTCAAGCCCGCCATCGAACTGGCGCGCGACGGCTTCGCGGTCGCCGACGACATGGCCGACACGCTGCCGGACTTGTATCGGCGGATGGCGCGCTGGCCGAATTCGGCCAAGGCGTTCTCCCGCGTCGACGGCAAGCCGCTGCAGGAAGGCGACCGGCTGGTGCAGGCCGAACTCGCCGCAACGCTCTCGGCGATTGCCGAACAGGGACCGCGCGGCTTCTACGAAGGCCCGGTCGCCGAACGCCTGGCAAAGGCCGTCCGTGACGCCGGCGGCGTCATGACGACGGACGATTTGAAATCGTATCAGGCTGTGATCCGCAATCCCGTGCGCGGCAGCTATCGCGGCTACGACATCGTGTCGATGCCGCTGCCCTCGTCCGGCGGCACGGTGCTGCTAGAGACGCTGAACATCCTCGAAGGGTTTCCGATGGCGGACATGAGCCAGGGCTCCGCGCCCTCGCTGCATCTCCTGATCGAGGCGATGAAGCGCGCTTATGCCGACCGGGCGCGCTATCTCGGCGATCCCGCTTTCGTCAACGCGCCTGCCGATTTGCTGATCAGCAAGGATTATGCGGCGAAGCAACGCGCCGGCATCGACCTTGATCGCGCAACGCTGGCCGCCGACGTGTTGTCCGGGAAGCCACCGCGCGAAGGCAGCAACACTACGCATTACTCTGTCGTCGACTCCAGCGGCAACGCGGTCAGCAACACCTACACGCTGAACTTTCCCTACGGCGTCGGACTGGTCGCCGACGACACCGGCGTGCTGCTCAACAACGAGCTTGACGATTTCACCGCGGCCCCCGGCGCCTCGAATGCGTTTGGCCTCGTGGGCTTCGAGGCCAACCTGCCCGGCCCGGGAAAAAGGCCGCTGTCGTCGATGTCGCCGACCATTGTGCTGAAGGACGGCAAGCCGGTGCTGGTGACCGGCACACCCGGCGGCAGCCGCATCATTTCGGCGGTGCTGCAGATCGTCGTCGACGTGATCGACTACAGGATGGATGTCGCCGCCGCCGTGGCCGCGCCGCGCGTGCATCATCAATGGATGCCGGATGTGGTTCGCGTGGAACGTGGATTCTCGCCGGAAACGCTCGATGCGCTGCGGCGGAGAGGCCACGAGGTGGTCGAGCCGCTCGGCCAGACCTCCGCCAACTCGATCGCCGTCACGCCGAACGGCCTGCTCGGCGCGCCCGATCCGCGCACAAGGGGGGCAGCGGCGGTAGGACAATGA
- a CDS encoding MFS transporter — MTVIASEAAGAEKPREYPRRAAVISWIFFDWAAQPYFTLITTFVFAPYFAGFVAPDPAQGQALWGFATAAAGLMIALLSPVLGAIADASGRRKPWIAGFGVLLVIGASLMWIGKPGDPSVIPPLLLAYAIASVGVEFATVFNNAMMPTLVPPDRIGRLSGTGWATGYIGGILSLILVLGFLAANPDTGRTLFGMTPLFGLDPVSHQGDRITGPLTGIWFIIFVLPMFLFTPDYPAKRPIREALREGLSGLKRTLGELPKQKSVATFLLANMIYTDGLVSLFAFGGIYAAGTFGWHTIQIGSFGILLAIAGTFGAWLGGKLDDKLGPKRVIAGSLLILLFACGAILLVDKDSILFVKVAPPAPGDALFSGAAERAYLVLGCLIGAAGGPLQAASRTLLIRLAPKDRIAQYFGLFALTGKVTSFIGPLLIGVITAVTASQKAGMALLVLFFVAGLALLMRVRENS, encoded by the coding sequence ATGACGGTGATCGCTTCCGAGGCAGCCGGCGCAGAAAAGCCGCGGGAATATCCGCGCCGCGCCGCCGTCATAAGCTGGATCTTCTTCGATTGGGCGGCGCAGCCTTATTTCACGCTGATTACCACCTTTGTGTTTGCGCCTTATTTTGCGGGCTTTGTCGCGCCGGATCCGGCGCAAGGGCAGGCGCTGTGGGGATTTGCCACCGCGGCGGCCGGCCTGATGATCGCGCTGCTGTCGCCGGTGCTGGGCGCGATTGCGGATGCCAGCGGCCGCCGCAAGCCGTGGATCGCCGGCTTCGGCGTGCTGCTGGTGATCGGCGCCTCGCTGATGTGGATCGGAAAGCCCGGCGATCCGAGCGTCATCCCGCCGCTGCTGCTCGCCTATGCGATCGCGAGCGTCGGCGTCGAATTCGCCACCGTCTTCAACAACGCGATGATGCCGACGCTGGTGCCGCCGGATCGAATCGGGCGACTGTCCGGCACCGGATGGGCCACCGGCTATATCGGCGGCATCCTCAGCCTCATCCTGGTGCTCGGCTTTCTGGCCGCGAACCCCGACACCGGGCGTACGCTTTTCGGCATGACGCCGCTGTTCGGCCTCGATCCGGTCAGCCACCAGGGCGATCGGATCACCGGGCCTTTGACCGGCATCTGGTTCATCATTTTCGTGCTGCCGATGTTCCTGTTCACGCCGGATTATCCGGCAAAGCGTCCGATCCGCGAGGCGTTGCGCGAAGGATTGAGCGGGCTGAAGCGGACGCTCGGCGAATTGCCGAAGCAGAAATCGGTGGCGACATTTCTGCTCGCCAACATGATCTATACCGACGGGCTGGTGTCGTTGTTTGCGTTCGGGGGCATCTACGCCGCCGGCACGTTCGGCTGGCATACGATCCAGATCGGAAGTTTTGGAATTCTGCTGGCCATCGCCGGCACGTTCGGGGCGTGGCTCGGCGGCAAGCTCGACGACAAGCTCGGACCCAAGCGCGTCATCGCGGGCAGCCTGCTGATCCTGCTGTTCGCGTGCGGTGCGATTCTGCTGGTCGACAAGGATTCGATTCTGTTTGTGAAAGTCGCGCCGCCCGCACCCGGTGACGCGCTGTTCTCCGGCGCTGCCGAGCGCGCTTATCTGGTACTGGGATGCCTGATCGGAGCCGCCGGCGGCCCGCTGCAGGCGGCGTCGCGCACGCTTCTGATACGCCTGGCGCCGAAAGATCGCATCGCGCAGTATTTCGGACTGTTCGCGCTGACCGGAAAGGTCACCTCGTTCATCGGCCCGCTGCTGATCGGCGTGATCACAGCCGTGACCGCAAGCCAGAAGGCCGGCATGGCGCTGCTGGTGTTGTTCTTTGTGGCGGGTCTGGCGCTGCTGATGCGGGTGCGGGAGAATTCGTAG